One part of the Bdellovibrio bacteriovorus genome encodes these proteins:
- a CDS encoding PP2C family protein-serine/threonine phosphatase has translation MAKEQDELKERISELEHELAVKEAELHRYRLELSKANGALEKMIAQISQELKLAQVMQKFLSPTELPNVQGFEFSTKFLPGTRSGGDYFDIFEHEDKLKFGILISSASGYSLSSVLLSVIIKISSQIEARRGLEAHKVLALLAKEVVPSIQNEDKASVFYGIVDRRSFEMQYCSVGNIDGFMQVYGQDSLVELLPTGPSLGKDFNTEPQSRVIQLNPRDRLILATEGLKLSQNSLGVNWGGHGISEAISRAPKQGVHELRNEILLANERYSGKPDPVRDQTLIVTEVKDRVIKLASR, from the coding sequence ATGGCAAAAGAACAAGACGAACTCAAAGAGCGAATTTCAGAACTGGAACATGAACTGGCGGTGAAAGAGGCGGAACTTCACCGTTACCGCCTTGAGCTTTCCAAGGCCAACGGCGCCCTGGAAAAGATGATTGCTCAGATCAGCCAGGAACTGAAGCTGGCGCAGGTCATGCAAAAGTTTCTTTCCCCCACAGAACTTCCCAACGTTCAGGGGTTTGAGTTCAGCACCAAATTCCTTCCCGGCACCCGTTCGGGCGGTGATTACTTCGACATCTTTGAACACGAAGACAAACTTAAATTCGGCATTCTGATTTCCAGTGCCAGCGGCTATTCGCTGTCTTCGGTACTGCTGTCCGTGATTATTAAAATTTCTTCCCAGATCGAGGCCCGTCGCGGGCTTGAGGCTCACAAGGTGCTGGCGTTGCTGGCCAAGGAAGTGGTGCCGTCCATTCAGAATGAAGACAAAGCCAGTGTGTTTTACGGGATCGTCGACCGCCGCAGCTTTGAAATGCAGTACTGCTCTGTCGGGAACATCGATGGCTTCATGCAGGTCTATGGTCAGGACAGTCTGGTAGAGCTTCTGCCGACCGGTCCAAGTCTGGGCAAGGACTTTAACACGGAGCCACAAAGCCGTGTGATCCAGCTCAATCCGCGGGACCGTCTGATTTTGGCGACCGAAGGGTTGAAGCTTTCCCAGAACTCCCTGGGCGTGAACTGGGGTGGACATGGGATTTCCGAGGCGATTTCTCGGGCCCCGAAGCAGGGTGTGCATGAACTGCGTAACGAGATTCTGCTCGCGAATGAGCGATATTCAGGAAAACCGGATCCCGTCCGGGACCAGACACTGATCGTCACAGAGGTTAAAGACCGAGTCATCAAACTTGCCAGTCGGTAA
- a CDS encoding class I SAM-dependent methyltransferase, producing the protein MSLVPASLDGGLRICVRASAPEVHDKAVEWASFLKAPLNPENPEQYFFHFFVEPEGVFVRDQEKRLLEIDFDKNHLDYERKGHRGKNELIAKALGVAKGARRVLDLSVGMGIDSVFLTQLGFTVIGVERSPVLYALLKEAFARTQKDYLKSYELHFADSLQFLKQNKGLLEVDAIYFDPMYPHKKKSALPKQEMVVFRDLVGHDDDASLVLQEALTWPVKRVVVKRPMQAEELLPGVRHSYEGKVVRYDTYVVG; encoded by the coding sequence GTGTCTTTGGTACCTGCTTCGCTAGACGGCGGCCTTCGCATTTGTGTTCGGGCTTCCGCTCCGGAAGTCCACGACAAGGCTGTCGAGTGGGCGTCTTTTCTGAAGGCACCGCTGAATCCTGAAAATCCCGAACAATACTTCTTTCATTTCTTTGTCGAACCTGAGGGCGTGTTTGTGCGCGATCAGGAAAAGCGCCTGCTTGAAATTGATTTCGATAAAAACCATCTGGACTACGAACGCAAAGGGCACCGGGGAAAAAACGAATTGATCGCCAAAGCGCTGGGGGTTGCCAAAGGGGCGCGCCGGGTTTTGGATCTTTCGGTAGGTATGGGGATCGACAGTGTGTTTTTGACCCAGTTGGGATTCACCGTGATTGGGGTCGAGCGCTCACCGGTGCTGTATGCTCTTTTGAAAGAGGCCTTCGCGCGCACCCAAAAGGACTATCTGAAGTCCTATGAACTGCACTTTGCCGACAGCCTGCAGTTTTTGAAACAGAACAAGGGTCTGCTTGAAGTGGACGCCATTTATTTTGATCCGATGTATCCGCACAAAAAGAAATCCGCACTTCCCAAGCAGGAAATGGTGGTCTTCCGTGATCTGGTCGGTCACGACGACGACGCCAGTCTGGTTTTGCAAGAGGCCCTGACCTGGCCGGTGAAGCGCGTGGTGGTGAAGCGCCCGATGCAGGCCGAAGAGCTTTTGCCGGGTGTTCGTCATTCTTACGAGGGAAAGGTGGTTCGCTATGATACTTATGTGGTTGGGTAG